In Mucilaginibacter inviolabilis, a genomic segment contains:
- a CDS encoding glycoside hydrolase family 5 protein produces the protein MVTTAGAVAKSSPKIQQSRLQAFKRAQSLDHGISISWLEQTWVKQTFAEEGLKKNDLELLKKLGFKSIRLPVAFRWFEEQHIPDEEVFGRIDQVVKKCHDYGFKLVIDYHYGKLNDTNYLVETPIIIKRWLKIVKRYTHTNADDVFFELYNEPPRIDPKVWKDAAYNMVTAIRKIDQKHTLIIGASNYNSIYELSRFVRLADENIIYTFHFYEPFFFTHQGAAWVGDQVATTGVSFPYNAENFPALNPKARGTDGELNYNKYNKDGNEQSINDKLQIAKTWGAKYDVPILCGEYGVYNKYADLDSRCRYIKAMRAALKRLNIPGMLWDYNGAFSLFTGKPALNTLPVCMQEAIGVAR, from the coding sequence ATGGTAACAACTGCTGGCGCTGTTGCAAAAAGTAGTCCAAAAATCCAGCAATCTCGTTTGCAGGCTTTTAAACGGGCGCAAAGTCTTGACCATGGTATCAGCATTTCATGGCTGGAACAAACATGGGTTAAACAAACGTTTGCGGAAGAAGGTTTAAAAAAAAATGATCTGGAATTATTAAAAAAACTCGGCTTTAAAAGCATTAGGTTACCCGTTGCTTTCAGGTGGTTTGAAGAACAGCATATTCCGGATGAAGAAGTGTTCGGCCGCATCGACCAGGTGGTGAAAAAATGTCATGACTACGGATTTAAACTGGTGATTGATTATCATTACGGAAAGTTAAATGATACCAACTATTTGGTGGAAACACCTATAATTATTAAGCGTTGGTTAAAAATAGTAAAACGTTATACCCATACCAACGCCGATGACGTTTTTTTTGAATTATATAACGAACCGCCCCGGATTGACCCCAAAGTGTGGAAAGATGCGGCTTATAATATGGTAACCGCTATCCGCAAAATTGATCAAAAACATACCCTGATCATTGGTGCATCCAATTACAACAGCATTTACGAACTGAGCCGTTTTGTGCGTCTGGCCGACGAGAACATCATTTACACCTTTCATTTTTACGAACCCTTCTTTTTTACCCACCAGGGTGCAGCCTGGGTGGGCGATCAGGTAGCAACAACCGGGGTATCATTTCCTTATAATGCGGAAAATTTTCCAGCCCTTAACCCAAAAGCCAGGGGAACCGACGGAGAACTCAATTATAATAAGTACAATAAAGACGGTAATGAGCAATCTATTAACGATAAGTTACAAATTGCTAAAACCTGGGGCGCTAAGTACGATGTCCCCATACTATGCGGCGAATATGGGGTTTATAATAAATATGCCGATCTGGACAGCCGCTGCCGTTACATTAAAGCCATGCGGGCTGCCCTCAAACGCCTGAACATTCCCGGCATGCTTTGGGATTATAATGGGGCGTTCTCTTTGTTTACCGGTAAACCTGCTTTAAATACTTTGCCGGTTTGTATGCAGGAGGCTATTGGGGTTGCAAGGTAA
- a CDS encoding mechanosensitive ion channel family protein, whose amino-acid sequence MPKSYYLFILFLLAAFCARAQKPVEAKGYPVIIGRDTLFTFYTGQGLFEPAERAQVVTKRIEELVNRIDFNPDSLTLKNDTSISVISYNSQIILAVNNKDATFTELNRPQLAASYLVILKKKLGNYFSDSSTKQVVINILEAVAVVILLVILIWALNKGSRWVKLKTLRAWENRMDKLAAKGAPVAYAKRLLPVVTGLLRIGRFILIILLVYMALPVLFFIFPSSKPIAVQLLGYIVNPFKSIVLAIVHYIPNLLTIAVIYIVTRYIVKLVKFIANEIALGAITINGFYPEWAMPTYNIIRVLLFAFMFVVIFPYLPGSDSKVFQGVTVFLGILFSLGSSSAISNMVSGIVLTYMRPYKIGDRIKVGDVTGDVVEKNLLVTRLRTIKNEDITIPNATILSGHTTNYSTVAKTMGLILNTTITIGYDVPWQTVHNLLISAAEATDGVLTEHKPFVLQTGLNDFNVAYQLNAYTASSNQMAAIYSRLHQNIQDKFNEAGVEIMSPNYFALRDGNHIQIPDGYVPEGYSKPGFKVDGEK is encoded by the coding sequence ATGCCTAAAAGTTATTACCTTTTTATTCTGTTTTTATTAGCTGCCTTTTGTGCCCGGGCACAAAAACCGGTTGAAGCCAAAGGTTACCCGGTTATCATCGGTCGCGATACGCTTTTTACTTTTTATACCGGTCAGGGTTTGTTTGAACCGGCCGAACGGGCCCAGGTAGTAACCAAACGCATTGAGGAGCTGGTTAACCGTATTGATTTTAATCCCGATTCGCTCACACTAAAAAACGATACATCAATTTCGGTGATCTCCTACAATTCGCAAATTATCCTGGCGGTTAATAATAAGGATGCCACCTTTACCGAGCTTAATCGCCCGCAGCTGGCAGCCAGTTACCTAGTTATCCTCAAAAAAAAACTGGGTAATTATTTTTCAGATAGCAGCACCAAACAGGTAGTTATTAATATTCTGGAAGCTGTAGCCGTTGTAATATTGCTCGTTATTTTAATATGGGCGCTCAATAAAGGTTCGCGCTGGGTAAAACTTAAAACGCTCAGAGCCTGGGAAAACCGCATGGATAAACTGGCTGCCAAAGGCGCCCCCGTTGCCTATGCCAAACGTTTGCTACCTGTTGTTACCGGCTTGCTGCGCATCGGGCGGTTTATTCTCATCATTTTGTTGGTTTACATGGCCTTGCCCGTATTGTTTTTTATTTTCCCATCATCAAAACCTATAGCGGTACAGTTACTTGGTTATATTGTTAATCCTTTTAAAAGTATAGTACTGGCCATTGTACACTACATTCCCAACCTGCTCACCATTGCTGTAATTTATATTGTTACCCGTTATATCGTAAAACTGGTAAAATTTATTGCCAACGAAATTGCCCTGGGAGCCATCACCATCAACGGTTTTTATCCGGAATGGGCCATGCCTACCTATAATATTATTAGAGTACTGCTGTTTGCATTTATGTTTGTGGTGATATTTCCGTATTTGCCGGGCTCTGATTCCAAAGTTTTCCAGGGGGTAACGGTATTTCTGGGGATCCTGTTTTCGCTGGGTTCATCGTCGGCCATATCCAATATGGTATCGGGCATTGTACTTACCTATATGCGCCCCTACAAAATTGGCGACCGTATAAAAGTAGGCGACGTAACAGGCGATGTGGTAGAGAAAAACCTGCTGGTAACCCGCTTACGCACCATAAAAAATGAGGATATCACCATCCCCAACGCTACCATATTGAGCGGGCATACCACCAACTACAGTACTGTAGCCAAAACCATGGGGTTGATACTCAATACTACCATAACCATTGGTTACGATGTGCCCTGGCAAACGGTGCATAACCTGCTCATCAGCGCGGCCGAAGCTACTGATGGCGTGCTTACCGAGCATAAACCCTTTGTATTGCAAACCGGGCTGAATGATTTTAATGTGGCCTACCAGTTGAACGCCTACACGGCTTCATCCAACCAAATGGCGGCTATTTACTCCAGACTGCACCAAAACATACAGGATAAGTTTAACGAAGCCGGAGTAGAGATCATGTCGCCGAATTACTTCGCGCTGCGCGATGGTAACCACATCCAGATTCCGGATGGGTATGTGCCTGAGGGGTATAGTAAGCCTGGGTTTAAGGTAGATGGAGAGAAGTAA
- a CDS encoding acyl-ACP desaturase: MKFFEEKRREVMVHIEKYMLEKMFEYLKPVDTIWQPSDFLPDSTRDSFFSEIKELQESAQGLSYDLIAVLIGDTITEEALPTYESWLTMVEGVSKDEEGGWMKWTRHWTAEENRHGDLLNKYLYLSGRVNMRMMEVSTQYLIADGFDIGTGTDPYRNFIYTSFQELATNVSHRRVASQAKKDGDTLLSKMCGVIAGDEARHAKAYKYFIEKIFEVDPSEAMIAFEDMMRKKIVMPAHFLREVGLKIGQTFGHFTDAAQRLGIYTAIDYVDILKELIEDWHIESATDLNEAGEKARDYIMNLPSRLLRVAERMKNPMLEYKFSWIHG; this comes from the coding sequence ATGAAATTTTTTGAAGAAAAACGTCGGGAGGTTATGGTGCATATTGAAAAATATATGCTCGAAAAGATGTTTGAATATTTAAAACCTGTTGATACCATTTGGCAACCATCTGATTTTTTACCCGACTCTACAAGAGATTCATTTTTCAGTGAAATAAAAGAATTGCAGGAAAGCGCCCAGGGTTTAAGTTACGACCTGATAGCCGTTTTAATTGGTGATACTATTACTGAAGAAGCCTTGCCTACTTACGAGTCATGGCTTACCATGGTTGAAGGTGTTTCAAAAGACGAAGAAGGCGGCTGGATGAAATGGACCCGCCACTGGACGGCCGAAGAAAACCGTCACGGAGACCTGCTTAATAAATACCTTTACCTGTCTGGCCGTGTTAATATGCGTATGATGGAGGTATCAACCCAGTACCTGATTGCCGATGGTTTTGATATCGGTACCGGAACCGACCCATATCGTAACTTTATATATACCTCATTCCAGGAACTGGCTACTAATGTATCGCACAGGCGTGTAGCTTCGCAGGCTAAAAAAGATGGCGATACGCTGCTGTCGAAAATGTGTGGCGTTATTGCCGGTGATGAGGCCCGTCATGCTAAAGCTTATAAATACTTTATTGAGAAAATATTTGAGGTTGATCCGAGCGAAGCGATGATTGCTTTTGAGGATATGATGCGTAAAAAGATTGTAATGCCGGCTCACTTTTTACGTGAGGTGGGTTTAAAAATAGGCCAAACTTTTGGTCACTTCACGGATGCCGCCCAACGCCTGGGTATATATACCGCTATTGATTATGTAGATATACTGAAAGAGCTGATAGAAGACTGGCATATTGAAAGCGCAACCGACCTGAACGAAGCCGGCGAAAAAGCCCGCGACTATATCATGAACCTGCCATCGCGCCTGCTGCGCGTTGCCGAACGCATGAAAAACCCCATGCTCGAATACAAATTCAGCTGGATACACGGATAA
- a CDS encoding GIY-YIG nuclease family protein — protein MKLHRYFVYIVANKVNTVFYIDVTGNLEQRVWEHKQKIYKGFTAKYDCSKLVYYEEYQWVDDAIAREKQLKAGSRKKKIDLIVADNPAWDDLSSEWYN, from the coding sequence ATGAAACTACATCGTTATTTTGTTTATATAGTTGCCAATAAAGTAAATACCGTATTTTATATAGATGTTACCGGCAATTTAGAACAACGGGTATGGGAGCACAAACAAAAAATATACAAAGGGTTTACGGCTAAGTACGATTGCAGCAAATTGGTATACTACGAAGAATATCAATGGGTAGATGATGCTATTGCACGTGAAAAGCAATTGAAAGCGGGTTCACGAAAAAAGAAAATTGATCTGATAGTTGCTGATAATCCCGCATGGGATGATCTAAGCAGTGAATGGTATAACTAA
- a CDS encoding aldo/keto reductase, with protein MNYKLLGRSGLKVSELCLGTMGFGTEAGWGADKDTSFAIMDAYANAGGNFLDTANIYKLGTSEKIIGEYMSNHDRDYFVLATKYTLKDNMANPNASGNSRKNMMRSVEESLKRLKTDFIDVFYLHIWDDITPIDEVLRGMDDLIKQGKINYAAISDTPAWVVAKGNTLAELMGWSQFIALQVEYSLLARTAERELIPMAKHFGMTVTPWAPLAGGALTGKYLKGDKGRIKPESNRLNSRAEGITKVVMDIAAELGVSESHVALNWTRQQGFSCIPIVGATKVDQLLDNLKTVEVALNDDQLKRLSDASAIELGFPGDFFKEEAVRVNSFGGFYDRVEKR; from the coding sequence ATGAATTACAAATTACTGGGCCGTTCGGGCCTTAAAGTTTCAGAATTATGTTTAGGCACCATGGGCTTTGGCACCGAAGCCGGATGGGGAGCCGATAAGGATACCAGTTTTGCCATTATGGATGCTTATGCCAATGCAGGCGGCAACTTTTTGGATACGGCCAATATCTATAAATTGGGTACCAGCGAAAAAATTATCGGTGAATACATGAGCAATCATGATCGTGATTACTTTGTACTGGCTACTAAATATACTCTGAAGGATAATATGGCTAATCCCAACGCATCGGGCAATAGTCGCAAAAACATGATGCGCAGCGTGGAGGAAAGCTTGAAGCGTTTAAAAACTGATTTTATAGATGTGTTTTACCTGCATATCTGGGACGATATTACGCCCATAGACGAGGTACTGCGCGGCATGGACGACCTGATTAAACAGGGCAAAATAAACTACGCCGCCATTAGCGATACACCTGCCTGGGTGGTAGCCAAAGGCAATACCCTGGCCGAACTGATGGGCTGGAGCCAGTTTATTGCCTTACAGGTAGAGTACAGTCTGCTGGCCCGCACCGCTGAGCGCGAACTGATACCAATGGCCAAACACTTCGGCATGACGGTAACCCCATGGGCTCCTTTAGCTGGCGGGGCTTTAACGGGCAAATATCTGAAGGGCGACAAAGGCCGCATCAAACCCGAAAGCAATCGCTTAAACAGTCGGGCCGAAGGTATTACCAAAGTGGTGATGGACATAGCTGCCGAGCTGGGCGTATCAGAAAGCCATGTGGCGCTCAACTGGACCCGTCAGCAAGGTTTTTCATGCATCCCGATAGTAGGTGCCACCAAGGTTGATCAGCTGCTGGATAACCTGAAAACGGTAGAGGTTGCCCTGAACGATGATCAGCTCAAAAGACTAAGCGATGCCAGCGCCATCGAACTCGGTTTCCCCGGCGACTTTTTTAAGGAAGAGGCCGTAAGGGTGAATTCCTTTGGTGGATTTTATGATAGGGTGGAAAAGAGGTAG